Proteins encoded together in one Meles meles chromosome 7, mMelMel3.1 paternal haplotype, whole genome shotgun sequence window:
- the CHD4 gene encoding chromodomain-helicase-DNA-binding protein 4 isoform X1: protein MASGLGSPSPCSAGSEEEDMDALLNNSLPPPHPENEEDPEEDLSEAETPKLKKKKKPKKPRDPKIPKSKRQKKERLLLCRQLGDSSGEGPEFVEEEEEVALRSDSEGSDYTPGKKKKKKLGPKKEKKSKSKRKEEEEEDDDDDDSKEPKSSAQLLEDWGMEDIDHVFSEEDYRTLTNYKAFSQFVRPLIAAKNPKIAVSKMMMVLGAKWREFSTNNPFKGSSGASVAAAAAAAVAVVESMVTATEVAPPPPPVEVPIRKAKTKEGKGPNARRKPKGSPRVPDAKKPKPKKVAPLKIKLGGFGSKRKRSSSEDDDLDVESDFDDASINSYSVSDGSTSRSSRSRKKLRTTKKKKKGEEEVTAVDGYETDHQDYCEVCQQGGEIILCDTCPRAYHMVCLDPDMEKAPEGKWSCPHCEKEGIQWEAKEDNSEGEEILEEVGGDPEEEDDHHMEFCRVCKDGGELLCCDTCPSSYHIHCLNPPLPEIPNGEWLCPRCTCPALKGKVQKILIWKWGQPPSPTPVPRPPDADPNTPSPKPLEGRPERQFFVKWQGMSYWHCSWVSELQLELHCQVMFRNYQRKNDMDEPPSGDFGGDEEKSRKRKNKDPKFAEMEERFYRYGIKPEWMMIHRILNHSVDKKGHVHYLIKWRDLPYDQASWESEDVEIQDYDLFKQSYWNHRELMRGEEGRPGKKLKKVKLRKLERPPETPTVDPTVKYERQPEYLDATGGTLHPYQMEGLNWLRFSWAQGTDTILADEMGLGKTVQTAVFLYSLYKEGHSKGPFLVSAPLSTIINWEREFEMWAPDMYVVTYVGDKDSRAIIRENEFSFEDNAIRGGKKASRMKKEASVKFHVLLTSYELITIDMAILGSIDWACLIVDEAHRLKNNQSKFFRVLNGYSLQHKLLLTGTPLQNNLEELFHLLNFLTPERFHNLEGFLEEFADIAKEDQIKKLHDMLGPHMLRRLKADVFKNMPSKTELIVRVELSPMQKKYYKYILTRNFEALNARGGGNQVSLLNVVMDLKKCCNHPYLFPVAAMEAPKMPNGMYDGSALIRASGKLLLLQKMLKNLKEGGHRVLIFSQMTKMLDLLEDFLEHEGYKYERIDGGITGNMRQEAIDRFNAPGAQQFCFLLSTRAGGLGINLATADTVIIYDSDWNPHNDIQAFSRAHRIGQNKKVMIYRFVTRASVEERITQVAKKKMMLTHLVVRPGLGSKTGSMSKQELDDILKFGTEELFKDEATDGGGDNKEGEDSSVIHYDDKAIERLLDRNQDETEDTELQGMNEYLSSFKVAQYVVREEEMGEEEEVEREIIKQEESVDPDYWEKLLRHHYEQQQEDLARNLGKGKRIRKQVNYNDGSQEDRGVCGRPRPPPMGRSTRAVGPAHLPSLPPDWQDDQSDNQSDYSVASEEGDEDFDERSEAPRRPSRKGLRNDKDKPLPPLLARVGGNIEVLGFNARQRKAFLNAIMRYGMPPQDAFTTQWLVRDLRGKSEKEFKAYVSLFMRHLCEPGADGAETFADGVPREGLSRQHVLTRIGVMSLIRKKVQEFEHVNGRWSMPELAEVEENKKMSQPGSPSPKTPTPSTPGDTQPNTPAPAPPAEDGIKIEENSLKEEESAEGEKEVKSAAPEATVECTQPPAPASEDEKVLVEPPEGEEKVEKAEVKERTEEPMETEPKGVADVEKVEEKSAVDLTPIVVEDKEEKKEEEEKKEVMLQNGETPKDLNDEKQKKNIKQRFMFNIADGGFTELHSLWQNEERAATVTKKTYEIWHRRHDYWLLAGIINHGYARWQDIQNDPRYAILNEPFKGEMNRGNFLEIKNKFLARRFKLLEQALVIEEQLRRAAYLNMSEDPSHPSMALNTRFAEVECLAESHQHLSKESMAGNKPANAVLHKVLKQLEELLSDMKADVTRLPATIARIPPVAVRLQMSERNILSRLANRAPEPTPQQVAQQQ, encoded by the exons ATGGCGTCGGGCCTGGGCTCCCCGTCCCCCTGCTCGGCGGGCAGCGAGGAGGAAGATATGGATGCACTTTTGAACAACAgcttgcccccaccccacccag aaaatgaAGAGGACCCAGAAGAGGATTTGTCAGAAGCAGAGACTCCAAAgctcaagaagaagaaaaagcctaAGAAACCTCGGGACCCTAAAATCCCTAAGAGCAAGCGCCAAAAAAAGGAG CGTCTGCTCTTATGCCGGCAGCTGGGGGACAGCTCTGGGGAGGGGCCGGAGtttgtggaggaggaggaagaggtggcTCTGCGCTCAGACAGTGAGGGCAGCGACTATACCCCtggcaagaagaaaaagaagaagcttggacctaagaaagaaaagaagagcaaatccaagcggaaggaagaggaggaggaggatgacgatgatgatgattcAAAG GAGCCTAAATCATCCGCTCAGCTCCTGGAAGACTGGGGCATGGAAGACATTGACCATGTGTTCTCAGAGGAGGATTATCGCACCCTCACCAACTACAAGGCCTTCAGCCAGTTTGTCCG ACCCCTCATTGCTGCCAAAAACCCCAAGATTGCTGTCTCCAAGATGATGATGGTTTTGGGTGCAAAGTGGCGTGAGTTCAGCACCAACAATCCCTTCAAAGGCAGTTCCGGGGCTTCTgtggcagcagcagcggcggcagcggTGGCTGTGGTGGAGAGCATGGTGACGGCCACTGAAGTTGCACCACCACCTCCGCCTGTGGAGGTGCCCATCCGCAAGGCCAAGACCAAGGAGGGCAAAG GTCCCAATGCTCGGAGGAAGCCCAAGGGCAGCCCTCGTGTACCTGACGCCAAGAAGCCTAAACCCAAGAAAGTAGCTCCCCTGAAAATCAAGCTGGGAGGTTTTGGTTCTAAGCGTAAGAGATCCTCG AGTGAGGATGATGACTTAGATGTGGAGTCTGACTTCGATGATGCCAGCATCAATAGCTATTCCGTTTCTGATGGTTCTACTAGCCGTAGTAGCCGCAGCCGCAAGAAACTCCgaaccactaaaaagaaaaagaaag GCGAGGAGGAGGTGACTGCTGTGGATGGTTATGAGACAGACCACCAGGACTATTGCGAGGTGTGCCAGCAAGGCGGTGAGATCATCCTGTGTGATACCTGTCCCCGAGCCTACCACATGGTCTGCCTGGATCCGGATATGGAGAAGGCTCCTGAGGGCAAGTGGAGCTGTCCACATTGC GAGAAGGAAGGCATCCAGTGGGAGGCTAAAGAGGACAATTCAGAGGGTGAGGAGATCCTGGAAGAGGTTGGAGGAGACCCTGAAGAGGAGGATGACCACCATATGGAATTCTGTCGTGTCTGTAAAGATGGTGGGGAGCTGCTCTGCTGTGACACCTGTCCTTCATCCTATCACATCCACTGCCTGAACCCCCCACTTCCAGAGATTCCTAATGGTGAATGGCTCTGTCCCCGTTGTACG TGTCCAGCGCTTAAGGGCAAAGTTCAGAAGATTCTAATCTGGAAATGGGGGCAGCCACCATCTCCCACACCAGTGCCTCGGCCTCCAGATGCTGATCCCAATACTCCGTCTCCCAAGCCCCTGGAGGGGAGGCCAGAGCGGCAGTTCTTTGTGAAATGGCAAGGCATGTCTTACTGGCACTGCTCCTGGGTGTCTGAACTGCAG TTGGAGCTGCACTGTCAAGTGATGTTCCGAAACTATCAGCGGAAGAATGATATGGACGAACCGCCTTCCGGGGACTTTGGTGGTGATGAAGAGAAGAGCCGGAAGCGTAAGAACAAAGACCCTAAATTTGCAGAGATGGAGGAACGCTTCTATCGCTATGGCATAAAACCTGAGTGGATGATGATCCACCGAATTCTCAACCACAG TGTGGACAAAAAGGGCCATGTCCACTACTTGATCAAGTGGCGGGACTTGCCCTACGATCAGGCATCCTGGGAGagcgaggatgtggagatacAGGACTATGATCTGTTCAAGCAGAGCTACTGGAACCACAG GGAGTTAATGAGGGGTGAGGAAGGACGACCAGGCAAGAAGCTCAAGAAGGTGAAGCTGAGGAAGTTGGAGAGGCCTCCTGAAACTCCTACAGTGGAT CCGACAGTGAAGTATGAGCGGCAGCCAGAGTACCTGGATGCTACAGGTGGAACCCTGCACCCCTATCAGATGGAGGGCTTGAACTGGTTGCGCTTCTCCTGGGCTCAAGGCACCGATACTATCTTGGCTGATGAGATGGGCCTTGGGAAGACTGTCCAGACAGCAGTCTTCCTCTATTCTCTCTACAAAGAG GGTCATTCCAAGGGCCCCTTCCTAGTGAGTGCCCCTCTTTCTACCATCATCAACTGGGAGCGGGAGTTTGAAATGTGGGCTCCAGATATGTATGTGGTGACGTACGTGGGTGACAAAGACAGCCGTGCCATCATCCGAGAGAATGAGTTCTCCTTTGAAGACAACGCCATTCGTGGTGGCAAGAAAGCCTCTCGCATGAAG AAAGAGGCATCTGTAAAGTTCCATGTGCTGCTGACGTCCTATGAGCTGATTACCATCGACATGGCCATCTTGGGCTCCATTGACTGGGCCTGCCTCATCGTGGATGAGGCACACCGGCTCAAGAACAACCAGTCCAAG TTCTTCCGGGTGTTAAATGGTTACTCACTCCAACACAAGCTGTTGCTGACCGGGACTCCGTTACAAAACAATCTGGAAGAGTTGTTTCATCTGCTCAACTTTCTAACCCCTGAGAGGTTCCA caatttggaaggcttcttggaggagttTGCTGACATTGCCAAGGAGGACCAGATTAAAAAACTGCATGACATGCTGGGCCCTCATATGTTACGGCGGCTCAAAGCTGATGTGTTCAAGAACATGCCATCCAAGACAGAATTGATTGTGCGTGTGGAGCTGAGCCCTATGCAGAA GAAATACTACAAGTACATCCTTACTCGAAATTTTGAAGCGCTCAATGCTCGGGGTGGCGGCAACCAGGTGTCTCTGCTCAACGTGGTGATGGATCTGAAGAAGTGCTGCAACCACCCGTACCTCTTCCCCGTGGCCGCGATG GAAGCCCCTAAAATGCCCAATGGCATGTATGATGGCAGTGCCCTAATCCGAGCATCTGGGAAATTATTGCTGCTACAGAAGATGCTCAAGAACCTTAAGGAGGGCGGGCACCGCGTTCTCATCTTTTCTCAG ATGACCAAGATGCTGGACCTGTTGGAGGATTTTTTGGAACATGAAGGTTATAAGTATGAACGAATCGATGGTGGGATCACCGGGAACATGCGGCAAGAGGCCATTGACCGCTTCAATG CACCGGGTGCTCAACAGTTCTGCTTCTTGCTTTCCACTCGAGCTGGGGGCCTTGGAATCAATCTGGCCACTGCCGACACAGTTATTATCTATGACTCTGACTGGAACCCCCATAATGACATCCAG GCTTTTAGCAGAGCTCACCGTATTGGGCAGAATAAGAAGGTGATGATATATCGGTTCGTGACCCGCGCGTCCGTGGAGGAGCGCATCACGCAGGTGGCAAAGAAGAAGATGATGCTGACGCATCTAGTGGTTCGGCCTGGGCTGGGCTCCAAGACTGGATCCATGTCCAAGCAGGAGCTTGATGACATCCTCAAGTTTGGCACTGAGGAGCTATTTAAGGATGAAGCCACAGACGGAG GAGGAGACAACAAAGAGGGAGAAGATAGTAGTGTTATCCACTATGATGACAAGGCCATTGAACGACTTCTGGACCGTAATCAGGATGAGACAGAAGACACAGAACTGCAGGGCATGAATGAATATTTGAGCTCGTTCAAAGTGGCCCAGTACGTGGTGCGGGAAGAAGAGATGGGG gaggaagaggaggtagaACGAGAAAtcataaaacaggaagaaagtgTGGATCCTGACTACTGGGAGAAATTGCTGCGGCACCATTATGAGCAGCAGCAAGAAGATCTAGCCCGAAATCTgggcaaaggaaaaagaatccgTAAACAGGTCAACTACAATGATGGCTCCCAGGAGGACCGAGGTGTGTgtggccggccccgccccccacccatgGGCCGTTCCACTAGAGCAGTGGGCCCCGCTCatctgccctctctccctccagatTGGCAGGACGACCAGTCCGACAACCAGTCCGATTATTCAGTGGCCTCAGAGGAAGGTGATGAAGACTTTGATGAACGTTCAGAAG CTCCCCGCAGGCCCAGTCGCAAGGGCCTGCGGAATGATAAAGATAAGCCATTACCTCCTCTGTTGGCCCGTGTTGGTGGGAATATTGAA GTACTTGGTTTTAATGCTCGTCAGCGAAAAGCCTTTCTTAATGCAATTATGCGATATGGGATGCCTCCTCAGGATGCTTTTACCACCCAGTGGCTTGTGAGAGATCTGCGAGGCAAATCAGAGAAGGAGTTCAA GGCTTATGTATCTCTTTTCATGAGACATTTATGTGAGCCAGGAGCAGATGGGGCTGAGACCTTTGCTGATGGTGTCCCCCGAGAAGGCCTGTCTCGCCAGCATGTCCTTACTAGGATTGGTGTCATGTCCTTGATTCGAAAGAAG GTTCAGGAGTTTGAACATGTCAATGGGCGCTGGAGCATGCCTGAACTTGCTGAagtagaagaaaacaagaaaatgtccCAGCCAGGGTCTCCTTCTCCAAAGACTCCTACCCCCtccactccaggagatacacaacCCAATACCCCGGCACCTGCCCCACCTGCTG AGGATGGGATAAAAATAGAGGAGAATAGCCTCAAAGAAGAAGAGAGtgcagaaggagaaaaggaggttAAGTCTGCAGCCCCAGAGGCCACCGTTGAG tgtacacagccccctgcccctgcctcagaGGATGAAAAAGTCCTTGTTGAACctcctgagggagaggagaaagtagaaaaggcagaggtgaaagagagaacagaggaaCCGATGGAAACAGAACCCAAAG GTGTTGCTGACGTGGAGAAGGTAGAGGAAAAGTCAGCAGTAGATCTGACCCCCATTGTGGTAGAGGACAAAG aagagaagaaagaggaagaagagaaaaaagaggtgATGCTTCAGAATGGAGAGACCCCCAAGGACCTGAATGatgagaagcagaagaaaaatattaaacagcGTTTCATGTTCAACATCGCAGATGGTGGTTTTACTG AGTTACACTCCCTTTGGCAGAATGAGGAGCGGGCAGCCACTGTCACCAAGAAGACTTATGAGATCTGGCATCGGCGGCATGACTACTGGCTGCTGGCTGGCATCATAAA CCATGGCTATGCCCGGTGGCAGGACATCCAGAATGACCCACGCTATGCCATCCTCAATGAACCTTTCAAGGGTGAAATGAATCGTGGCAATTTCTTAGAGATCAAGAATAAGTTTCTAGCCCGAAGGTTCAAG CTCTTAGAACAAGCCCTGGTGATTGAGGAACAGCTGCGTCGGGCAGCTTACCTGAACATGTCAGAGGACCCCTCTCACCCCTCCATGGCCCTAAACACGCGCTTTGCTGAGGTGGAGTGTTTGGCAGAGAGTCACCAGCACCTGTCCAAGGAGTCAATGGCAGGAAACAAGCCAGCCAATGCGGTCCTGCACAAAG TTCTGAAACAGCTAGAAGAACTGCTAAGTGACATGAAAGCCGATGTGACTCGACTCCCAGCTACTATTGCCCGGATTCCCCCAGTTGCCGTGAGGCTACAGATGTCAGAGCGTAACATCCTCAGCCGTCTGGCAAACCGAGCACCTGAACCTACTCCACAGCAG GTGGCCCAGCAGCAGTGA